The Candidatus Rokuibacteriota bacterium genome has a window encoding:
- a CDS encoding cytochrome c oxidase assembly protein has protein sequence MAHGVPPAGGPPPLGPEGFDWTVWSADPVVVSGLALAGGAYLAATLWRRRLDPGARAEPGRILAFACAVIVLAGSLTGPLHDLADYYLFSAHMVQHLLLAFAMPPLLLHGTPPWMVWPLARHPAVLRLGRALTRPSGAFGAFNLVLVAWHLPPLYNLAMEVHPVHVLQHLMIMGASVLLWWPILSPTSRLPRAPYPVQLLYLFVVGLPMVVVSIFITMADGVLYPYYAAAPRVWATLSPHADQHLGGLIMWIPGGLVFLVATSVVFFRWQAAGADDVSLRAVEPRHAR, from the coding sequence ATGGCGCATGGAGTGCCCCCGGCCGGGGGGCCGCCGCCGCTCGGGCCCGAGGGTTTCGACTGGACCGTGTGGAGCGCCGACCCCGTCGTCGTCTCGGGCCTGGCGCTGGCCGGGGGCGCCTACCTCGCCGCCACCCTGTGGCGCCGGCGGCTCGACCCGGGCGCCCGCGCCGAGCCGGGCCGGATCCTCGCGTTCGCGTGCGCCGTGATCGTCCTGGCGGGGTCGCTCACGGGCCCGCTCCACGACCTGGCGGACTACTATCTCTTCAGCGCCCACATGGTCCAGCACCTGTTACTGGCCTTCGCCATGCCGCCACTGCTCCTGCACGGCACCCCTCCGTGGATGGTCTGGCCGCTCGCCCGCCACCCTGCCGTGCTCCGGCTCGGGCGCGCGCTGACGCGCCCAAGCGGGGCCTTCGGTGCCTTCAACCTCGTGCTCGTGGCCTGGCACCTCCCACCGCTCTACAATCTGGCCATGGAGGTCCATCCGGTCCACGTGCTCCAGCACCTCATGATCATGGGGGCCTCCGTGCTGCTCTGGTGGCCGATCCTGTCGCCCACGAGCCGGCTGCCCCGCGCTCCGTACCCGGTGCAGCTCCTCTACCTCTTCGTCGTGGGCCTCCCCATGGTCGTGGTGTCCATCTTCATCACGATGGCCGACGGGGTCCTCTACCCCTACTACGCGGCTGCCCCGCGGGTGTGGGCCACCCTGTCCCCGCACGCAGACCAGCACCTGGGCGGCCTCATCATGTGGATCCCTGGAGGTCTCGTGTTCCTCGTGGCCACCTCCGTGGTGTTCTTCCGCTGGCAGGCCGCCGGCGCCGACGACGTGAGCCTGAGGGCCGTGGAGCCGAGGCATGCCCGCTAG
- a CDS encoding COX15/CtaA family protein produces MPARPPRALAWAAVVALFLLMALGNVVSATGSGLACPDWPLCHGRLIPPLRPDVLVEYGHRLAAAITSILLVSTILLAMRRPRAPGVGHTGGALLVLLGVQIGLGGVTVLLRLPHLISTAHLVTALLILAGLLVLQQPAEIPGRAAFPDKVRRLAVAGLVVLLAQLALGGYVRHTGAGLACPDFPLCSGDLLPRGWLAVAHWVHRWLGMTLLPFFIHLALAARRTPLARPGWSLAALGGLQVTLGILAVVLQLPPAVRAAHAAVGYALWGTLVWFSLRAGAWRLAFAPARAGRQARLEAAGTARVS; encoded by the coding sequence ATGCCCGCTAGACCGCCCCGCGCGCTCGCCTGGGCGGCGGTGGTGGCGCTCTTCCTGCTCATGGCGCTCGGCAACGTCGTCAGCGCCACCGGCTCGGGTCTGGCCTGCCCGGACTGGCCGCTCTGCCACGGCCGCCTGATTCCACCGCTCAGACCTGACGTGCTCGTGGAGTACGGGCACAGGCTGGCGGCGGCGATCACCTCGATCCTGCTCGTCAGCACCATCCTGCTCGCCATGCGCCGGCCGCGGGCCCCGGGCGTGGGGCACACGGGCGGGGCGCTCCTCGTCCTCCTGGGCGTCCAGATCGGTCTCGGCGGAGTGACGGTGCTCCTCCGGCTGCCACATCTCATCAGCACCGCGCATCTGGTCACTGCGCTGCTGATCCTCGCCGGGCTCCTGGTGCTCCAGCAGCCGGCGGAGATCCCGGGCCGTGCCGCGTTCCCGGACAAGGTCAGGCGGCTGGCCGTGGCGGGCCTCGTCGTCCTCCTGGCGCAGCTGGCCCTCGGGGGGTATGTCCGGCACACGGGGGCGGGACTGGCCTGTCCCGACTTCCCGCTCTGCAGCGGCGATCTCCTGCCGCGCGGGTGGCTCGCCGTCGCCCACTGGGTCCACCGCTGGCTGGGAATGACGCTGCTGCCCTTCTTCATCCATCTCGCGCTGGCGGCCCGCCGCACTCCTCTCGCGCGACCGGGGTGGAGCCTGGCGGCGCTCGGGGGGCTGCAGGTGACGCTCGGCATCCTCGCCGTCGTGCTCCAGCTCCCGCCGGCGGTCCGGGCCGCCCATGCCGCCGTGGGCTACGCGCTCTGGGGCACGCTCGTGTGGTTCAGCCTGCGCGCGGGCGCCTGGCGCCTCGCCTTCGCCCCGGCGCGGGCGGGGCGCCAGGCAAGGCTCGAGGCCGCGGGGACGGCCCGTGTCTCCTAG
- the cyoE gene encoding protoheme IX farnesyltransferase, which produces MSPRAIAAPARALPSAGVRDRVGAYAELSKLGIVLLVLVSACAGFMLAAPLGAEFPWRQGVLVLLGVLLLSCGASALNQVQERGRDALMRRTVNRPLPSGRLSLTQGTLFAALALVTGAVVLWLGVGGTAGALGLVAASFYNGLYTPWLKPTSPFAAVPGAVPGSLPPVIGWVAGGGSLTDAGALILFGVLFLWQMPHFWALALRYRADYAAGGFPMVSEAVGVEGTARLILLYALGLTALALAAPSFGLGGWASLAAAALLGWRLIWLASKFAQRPEEQRGWLSLFLFSNVYLLLFFAVLVGERLVRHALS; this is translated from the coding sequence GTGTCTCCTAGGGCCATCGCCGCGCCGGCGCGGGCGCTCCCGTCGGCGGGGGTGCGGGACCGCGTCGGCGCCTACGCGGAGCTCTCCAAGCTCGGCATCGTGCTGCTCGTCCTCGTCTCGGCCTGCGCCGGCTTCATGCTGGCGGCTCCCCTCGGCGCGGAGTTCCCGTGGCGGCAGGGCGTCCTGGTCCTCCTGGGGGTGCTGCTCCTGTCCTGCGGCGCCTCCGCGCTCAATCAGGTGCAGGAACGCGGGCGCGACGCCCTCATGCGACGGACCGTGAACCGGCCGCTCCCCTCGGGCCGCCTCTCGCTGACCCAGGGAACCTTGTTCGCCGCCCTGGCGCTCGTCACCGGGGCGGTGGTCCTGTGGCTCGGTGTGGGTGGGACGGCCGGCGCCCTGGGGCTCGTCGCGGCCTCGTTCTACAACGGCCTCTACACCCCGTGGCTCAAGCCGACCTCCCCCTTCGCGGCCGTGCCGGGGGCCGTGCCGGGATCGCTCCCGCCCGTGATCGGCTGGGTGGCCGGCGGCGGATCCCTCACCGACGCCGGCGCGCTCATCCTCTTCGGCGTCCTGTTCCTCTGGCAGATGCCCCATTTCTGGGCGCTGGCCCTGCGCTACCGCGCCGACTACGCCGCAGGGGGCTTCCCCATGGTGTCCGAGGCCGTCGGCGTCGAGGGCACGGCCCGGCTCATCCTCCTCTATGCGCTGGGGCTCACGGCGCTGGCGCTTGCCGCGCCGAGCTTCGGGCTGGGCGGATGGGCCTCGCTGGCGGCCGCGGCGCTGCTGGGCTGGCGGCTCATCTGGCTGGCGAGCAAGTTCGCGCAGCGGCCCGAGGAGCAGCGTGGGTGGCTCTCGCTCTTCCTCTTCTCCAACGTCTACCTCCTCCTGTTCTTCGCCGTCCTGGTGGGAGAGCGCCTCGTCCGCCACGCTCTCTCCTGA
- a CDS encoding DUF4325 domain-containing protein — translation MATAISELSEVQRFILAELPNHPQDIAKVVGEKFGITRQAVGRHLRRLVALGLLTAKGETRSREYTFALLGKRSAWLPITEQLEEDAVWREEVAPVLAGVPGNVMDICRYGVTEIVNNAMDHSGSPNVRVNVEYTASEIKIMILDEGIGIFRKIKEYCGLEDERHAILELSKGKLTTDPNRHTGEGIFFTSRMFDSFGILSGYLYVGCSRGGGDWLLEDREHPFKGTSVHMNISPLSNHTNTEVFDKYATDQDDYAFSRTHVVVALAQQFHGEKLVSRSQAKRVMARLERFREVLLDFAGMEDVGPAFADEIFRVFRNEHPETHITAINSNDAVGRMIRRAEAGARSEESTS, via the coding sequence ATGGCGACTGCGATCAGCGAACTATCCGAAGTACAACGTTTTATCCTAGCGGAGTTACCCAACCACCCACAGGACATCGCAAAGGTGGTTGGGGAGAAGTTCGGCATCACGCGTCAGGCCGTCGGCCGACATCTCCGCCGCCTCGTTGCACTTGGTCTTCTGACCGCAAAGGGGGAGACAAGAAGCCGAGAATACACGTTCGCGCTTCTCGGCAAGAGGTCAGCCTGGCTACCAATCACCGAGCAGTTGGAAGAGGACGCCGTCTGGCGAGAGGAAGTTGCGCCGGTCTTGGCTGGAGTGCCGGGCAACGTGATGGACATCTGTCGATATGGTGTGACGGAGATCGTGAACAACGCGATGGATCATTCCGGCTCGCCAAACGTCAGAGTCAATGTTGAATACACAGCATCAGAGATCAAGATCATGATCCTCGACGAGGGCATAGGGATCTTCCGAAAGATTAAGGAATACTGTGGCCTGGAGGATGAGCGACATGCCATCCTTGAGCTATCGAAAGGCAAATTGACTACTGACCCCAATCGGCACACGGGAGAGGGCATCTTCTTCACGTCGAGGATGTTTGACAGCTTCGGGATTCTCTCCGGCTATCTCTATGTCGGCTGCAGCCGTGGCGGCGGCGACTGGCTACTAGAAGATAGAGAGCACCCGTTCAAAGGGACGTCAGTTCATATGAATATCAGCCCCCTGTCTAATCACACGAATACGGAAGTCTTCGACAAATATGCTACCGATCAGGACGACTACGCTTTCAGTCGCACTCATGTCGTAGTCGCGTTGGCCCAGCAGTTCCACGGGGAGAAGCTGGTTTCTCGTTCACAGGCCAAGCGCGTCATGGCACGGCTTGAGCGGTTCCGCGAGGTCCTACTGGATTTTGCCGGTATGGAAGACGTGGGGCCCGCTTTCGCCGACGAAATCTTCAGAGTCTTTCGGAATGAGCATCCCGAAACCCACATTACCGCGATCAACAGCAATGATGCCGTCGGAAGGATGATTCGGCGCGCTGAGGCGGGGGCGCGGTCGGAAGAATCAACGAGTTAG
- a CDS encoding amidohydrolase, with product MRIEEIGAIDTVVNIWTEESLTYRPSWRHAFFLDKMKSNAQNVAGVSLERTIELMDEAGIRRGFLVSTKAGRRGHPSTYHLPYRLVADAIQKYPERFSGLAGIDPFEGMQGVREFARAVTEYGFIGAHLYPQWFELAPDHAKYYPFYAKCCELDVPVLMHIGQSMVYAPDYPCRSVGRPITLDSVACDLPELRVVASHIGIPWIDEMIAMAWKHANIYIASDAHSPKYWPPAFVHYLNTYGSDKVMFGTDFPLLDFSRTMQEIKALDLRPEVLPKFLRDNAARAFKLAI from the coding sequence GTGAGGATCGAGGAGATCGGCGCGATCGACACAGTCGTGAACATCTGGACGGAGGAGTCCCTGACGTACCGGCCCAGCTGGCGGCATGCGTTCTTTCTCGACAAGATGAAGTCGAACGCGCAGAACGTCGCCGGCGTCTCGCTGGAACGCACGATCGAGCTGATGGACGAGGCCGGGATCCGGCGCGGCTTCCTCGTGTCGACCAAGGCGGGCCGGCGTGGCCACCCCTCGACATACCATCTGCCGTACCGGCTGGTGGCCGACGCCATCCAGAAGTACCCGGAGCGCTTCTCCGGGCTCGCCGGGATCGATCCGTTCGAGGGCATGCAGGGCGTCCGGGAGTTCGCCCGGGCGGTGACCGAATACGGCTTCATCGGCGCGCACCTCTATCCGCAGTGGTTCGAGCTCGCGCCCGATCACGCCAAGTACTATCCCTTCTACGCGAAATGTTGCGAGCTCGACGTGCCGGTGCTGATGCACATCGGTCAGTCGATGGTGTACGCGCCGGACTACCCGTGCCGCAGCGTGGGCCGCCCGATCACGCTGGACTCGGTCGCCTGCGACCTCCCGGAGCTCCGAGTGGTGGCGAGCCACATCGGCATTCCCTGGATCGACGAGATGATCGCGATGGCGTGGAAGCACGCGAACATCTACATCGCCTCGGACGCGCACAGCCCGAAGTACTGGCCGCCAGCCTTCGTGCACTACCTCAACACCTACGGCTCGGACAAGGTGATGTTCGGCACCGACTTCCCGTTGCTGGACTTCAGTCGGACGATGCAGGAGATCAAGGCGCTCGATCTGAGGCCGGAGGTGCTGCCGAAGTTCCTGCGCGACAACGCCGCGCGGGCGTTCAAGCTGGCGATCTGA